In the Arachis ipaensis cultivar K30076 chromosome B04, Araip1.1, whole genome shotgun sequence genome, AAAATTAAATACATAGCTAGATAAGTGCTCTAGACACTGAAGCagcattatcattatcattttcattatcatcatcaataacAAGCTTGAACTCTTGGAGCTCCTTGAAGTTCAACCATGGCTTCACCAACACTTTGGCTTCATAAACTTGTTTCTTCTCATCACCATCTTTTGCCTCCATAGTTATTTCATA is a window encoding:
- the LOC107638143 gene encoding cysteine proteinase inhibitor, with amino-acid sequence MATLGGNRVVEGSQNSIEIQNLARFALEEHNKNSNSSLELVRVISAKEQVVAGSIYEITMEAKDGDEKKQVYEAKVLVKPWLNFKELQEFKLVIDDDNENDNDNAASVSRALI